Proteins encoded by one window of Candidatus Poribacteria bacterium:
- a CDS encoding HEAT repeat domain-containing protein codes for MKKALTILLLIGVISFGCQEQVITQLEVGRSKLLDAGLSLEAVQHLERAEHEEENKVEPRALLVLAYSNAISTGAAKTHNVEPRYQTERDRRVGELGEYEMKKILQILGERHRIQKDAMQVLVDKGAPAVPFLLEDLIKNRYRHVHGDFVQILEEIGSSAINDLLKAAGDGNTPPAVKIQIVRIVGNIGDTSAIAGLETLHNATPDEGLKMEINTALYLLGNEASEAKIVAGLTDDNAVVRRAAAKSMMFLKEHPTDMLIEALGDSDDTVRRDIAMALRKYPDAGAVDGLVAILTDRSSLNTKQTAIDTLNHYAENGLADGLAGRLIVLLANPEVVDHEDRLRIVQLLKKPALVKQIQEADQYDNLPHKLDVFFREQETNDMVKDALNELLLVLE; via the coding sequence ATGAAAAAAGCTTTGACGATATTACTGCTTATAGGGGTTATAAGCTTCGGCTGCCAGGAACAGGTCATCACCCAACTTGAAGTCGGTAGAAGTAAGTTATTAGACGCGGGACTCTCGCTGGAGGCGGTCCAACACCTTGAACGCGCTGAGCATGAAGAGGAGAATAAGGTTGAACCTCGCGCGCTCTTGGTGCTTGCTTATAGCAACGCCATTTCAACAGGTGCTGCTAAAACCCATAATGTAGAACCCAGATATCAAACTGAACGTGACCGCCGCGTTGGTGAATTGGGCGAATATGAGATGAAGAAGATCCTCCAGATCCTCGGAGAACGCCATAGGATACAAAAGGATGCCATGCAGGTACTCGTTGACAAAGGTGCACCAGCCGTGCCTTTCCTGTTGGAGGACCTCATTAAAAATCGGTATCGCCATGTCCATGGCGATTTCGTTCAAATCTTGGAGGAAATCGGCAGCTCAGCTATTAACGACCTTCTAAAGGCAGCTGGTGATGGCAATACACCACCTGCTGTGAAGATTCAAATCGTCCGTATCGTAGGGAATATAGGGGATACATCCGCCATCGCAGGGTTAGAGACACTCCATAATGCAACCCCTGATGAAGGGTTAAAGATGGAAATTAACACCGCACTCTATCTGCTTGGAAACGAAGCCTCCGAAGCAAAAATCGTCGCGGGTTTGACCGATGATAACGCCGTTGTCCGACGAGCCGCCGCGAAATCTATGATGTTCCTCAAAGAACACCCCACAGATATGCTGATTGAGGCACTTGGAGATTCTGACGACACTGTACGTAGGGATATTGCTATGGCGCTGCGGAAATATCCTGACGCAGGTGCTGTTGACGGTCTCGTTGCAATTCTGACCGACCGTTCGAGCCTCAATACTAAGCAAACCGCCATTGATACGCTGAACCATTACGCCGAAAACGGACTCGCTGATGGATTAGCCGGGCGTTTGATCGTTTTGTTAGCAAACCCTGAAGTCGTTGACCATGAAGATAGACTCCGTATTGTTCAACTTCTCAAGAAACCTGCTTTAGTAAAGCAGATTCAGGAGGCTGATCAGTACGATAATCTGCCCCACAAGCTTGACGTTTTCTTCAGGGAGCAGGAAACTAATGACATGGTGAAAGACGCACTCAATGAACTGCTTCTTGTCCTTGAGTAG
- a CDS encoding mandelate racemase/muconate lactonizing enzyme family protein → MQNYPTGIKITKVEQVTIEIDQPAIGCNSGAKEIKQPDPNGKWNERIIRIYTSDGTLGWGTGSWGTATAENAEGVLNQNPFDLLNPEDGVVEEFRGLENALWDSIGKILGKPAYQLIGGDVFSNGLPAYDSTIYFNDLLYETKAEGLKRIEDDVKSSLANGFTACKMKIGRGNHLMERKAGLQRDIELVRLARSTAGEGFNILVDANNAYTYDEVITFLNETSDCDVFWIEEMFEEDVELYRNLKAYIKDKGLKTFIADGETRTREPLEFYDPFFEAGVIDVIQHDMKGLGVTGWRRLADMAAAHDVQCAPHNWGSLLGFYLSLQFGKTIPHFLYGEVATLTSDVIDTSGYTFTGGTFTVPDTPGLGLELNEDVYDDRYAGKEDWQIS, encoded by the coding sequence ATGCAGAACTATCCGACCGGTATCAAGATTACCAAAGTTGAGCAGGTTACAATTGAGATTGACCAACCTGCCATCGGTTGTAACTCCGGCGCGAAGGAAATAAAACAACCTGATCCGAACGGTAAATGGAACGAACGCATTATCCGCATCTATACAAGCGATGGTACACTCGGTTGGGGGACTGGCAGTTGGGGAACAGCAACCGCTGAGAATGCAGAAGGTGTCCTCAATCAGAACCCCTTTGACCTTTTAAATCCTGAAGATGGCGTTGTTGAAGAATTTCGAGGACTTGAAAACGCCCTCTGGGACTCAATCGGGAAAATTCTCGGCAAGCCTGCCTATCAACTCATCGGTGGCGATGTTTTTTCAAACGGGTTACCCGCTTACGACAGCACCATCTATTTCAACGATCTCCTGTATGAAACGAAAGCCGAAGGGCTCAAACGTATCGAAGATGATGTTAAAAGCAGTCTCGCCAACGGATTTACCGCATGTAAAATGAAGATCGGGCGCGGTAATCATCTCATGGAACGGAAAGCGGGACTGCAACGGGACATAGAACTTGTCCGACTTGCCCGCAGCACTGCTGGAGAAGGGTTCAATATTCTCGTCGATGCAAACAACGCATACACCTACGATGAAGTCATCACCTTCCTAAACGAGACGAGCGACTGTGATGTCTTTTGGATAGAGGAGATGTTTGAGGAAGACGTTGAGTTGTATCGCAACCTAAAGGCTTACATCAAAGATAAGGGCTTGAAAACCTTCATTGCCGATGGCGAAACTCGAACGCGTGAACCGCTTGAATTCTACGATCCCTTCTTTGAGGCGGGTGTCATTGATGTCATCCAGCACGATATGAAGGGACTCGGCGTTACCGGCTGGCGACGACTTGCTGATATGGCTGCCGCACACGATGTCCAATGTGCACCTCATAACTGGGGCTCCCTACTCGGCTTCTATCTCAGTCTCCAATTCGGCAAAACCATCCCCCATTTCCTCTACGGCGAAGTCGCAACCCTCACGAGTGATGTCATTGATACTTCTGGCTACACCTTCACGGGTGGCACGTTCACAGTCCCGGATACTCCTGGACTCGGACTGGAACTCAATGAAGATGTCTACGATGACCGCTACGCCGGAAAAGAGGATTGGCAGATCTCCTAA
- a CDS encoding ABC transporter permease, translating into MLITLIQKEMMHHLLSARFIALLLMCVLLIPLNFHINYHRYLQRQIDYQETVKDENNKDPAAQPWLRKQRIDPNLEVSKLILKPTPLSVFGMGLEAALPSYLGMTRNGIQRGEAALSTAPIAFLLGHLDFVFVVSTVFSLLALLFTFDAVAGEREAGTLRITLANALPRDIFLWSKLIGGYLVFIVPFLVSLIIGLLVLVWQGFPLAEPDIFPRVLYLMGISLLYIAVFFAIGAVISIYFDSSKTALIVAFTVWVFAVLILPRVGFLAAQTFASTSTAESVYREKTARRAELHATLEVERNKIMGKMIQESNQGEATTGFFRLDEAFVAKMNAKMLPLEEAARLKYRDLATQLDRRYEQERRWQDKIGINFSRITPTSSFIFLATDATQTGQVKRDTYLQTGTRYYEVLDAEMFSKMSDAALIETVEIPSPPAPPPLTALTLEEMLQHAALDLLLLCFFIGGFTSIAFLKFFRSDI; encoded by the coding sequence ATGTTAATTACCCTAATTCAGAAAGAGATGATGCATCATCTGCTGAGTGCTCGGTTTATAGCATTACTTCTGATGTGTGTATTGCTTATCCCACTCAACTTCCATATTAATTACCATCGTTATCTCCAACGTCAAATTGACTATCAGGAAACCGTCAAAGACGAAAACAATAAGGACCCAGCGGCGCAACCCTGGCTACGGAAACAGCGGATAGATCCGAATCTTGAAGTTTCCAAATTGATTCTGAAGCCGACACCTTTAAGCGTGTTTGGGATGGGCTTGGAAGCTGCCTTACCGAGTTATCTCGGTATGACGCGCAACGGCATACAACGCGGAGAAGCGGCACTGTCTACCGCGCCGATCGCCTTCCTTCTGGGGCATCTTGACTTTGTGTTCGTTGTGAGCACCGTCTTTAGTCTGCTCGCGCTCTTGTTTACCTTTGATGCCGTTGCGGGAGAAAGAGAAGCAGGCACACTTCGGATAACCCTCGCCAACGCGCTGCCACGTGATATTTTTTTGTGGAGCAAACTCATCGGCGGATACCTTGTATTCATCGTCCCATTCTTAGTTTCATTAATCATCGGCTTACTTGTGTTGGTCTGGCAAGGGTTTCCATTGGCTGAACCGGACATCTTTCCGCGTGTTCTCTACCTCATGGGCATCTCGCTGCTCTACATTGCGGTCTTTTTTGCAATCGGTGCTGTGATTTCGATTTATTTTGACAGTTCCAAGACAGCACTCATCGTCGCCTTTACCGTTTGGGTGTTCGCTGTTCTGATCTTACCGCGTGTCGGGTTTCTTGCAGCGCAAACCTTCGCGTCGACTTCAACAGCGGAGAGCGTCTATAGGGAAAAGACAGCGAGGCGAGCAGAATTGCATGCCACTCTCGAAGTGGAAAGAAACAAAATCATGGGTAAAATGATACAGGAATCTAATCAGGGAGAGGCAACCACCGGCTTCTTTAGATTAGATGAAGCGTTCGTCGCCAAAATGAATGCGAAGATGCTCCCGCTTGAAGAGGCTGCGCGGTTAAAGTACCGAGACCTCGCAACACAACTCGACAGGCGTTATGAACAAGAAAGAAGATGGCAGGATAAAATCGGCATAAACTTTTCTCGGATCACGCCTACGTCTTCCTTCATTTTTCTCGCAACGGATGCTACACAAACCGGTCAAGTCAAAAGAGATACCTACTTACAAACGGGCACTCGCTATTATGAGGTGCTGGATGCAGAAATGTTCAGCAAAATGTCAGACGCTGCGCTCATTGAAACAGTAGAAATCCCGTCCCCGCCAGCTCCGCCGCCGCTGACGGCGTTGACTTTGGAAGAGATGCTTCAGCACGCTGCTCTGGATTTGCTATTGCTCTGCTTTTTCATAGGCGGGTTTACAAGTATCGCGTTCCTGAAATTCTTCAGGTCGGATATTTAA
- a CDS encoding RNA polymerase sigma factor, whose amino-acid sequence MEKDDVQLIHDILAGNHTAFTTLVEKYQKSVHVLAWRKIGDFHHAQEITQDTFLQAYQNLSTLRNPNVFAGWLYMIANRLCIDWLRKQKPEMQSLEDPRIENIVEKLSYTRYMSEQRETETAEHYYEIVKQLLEKLPEKERTVVTLHYLDEMTTKEIGSFLGVSVNTIHSWLYRARKRLREHLQGEEFHMTQEGRGELDQSTEEVILKEFVPKMLGTIETKIHAELQGQLGKSIPDTQVLEQVLEKMMGDIKEKILAEIQAQLGKEFPKM is encoded by the coding sequence ATGGAAAAAGATGACGTTCAACTTATTCACGATATTTTAGCGGGTAACCACACCGCATTTACCACATTGGTTGAAAAATACCAAAAAAGCGTTCACGTCTTGGCATGGCGGAAGATCGGTGATTTTCATCATGCTCAAGAAATCACACAAGACACCTTCCTCCAAGCATATCAGAACCTTTCTACACTCAGGAATCCTAATGTTTTTGCTGGGTGGCTCTATATGATCGCCAATCGGCTTTGCATTGATTGGCTACGAAAGCAAAAACCTGAGATGCAATCCTTGGAGGACCCACGTATAGAAAATATTGTAGAGAAACTCTCTTATACGCGTTATATGTCGGAACAGCGGGAAACAGAAACTGCTGAGCACTATTATGAAATTGTTAAACAACTCCTCGAAAAACTCCCAGAAAAGGAACGCACCGTCGTCACGCTCCACTACCTTGATGAAATGACGACTAAAGAGATTGGCAGCTTTTTAGGCGTATCGGTGAACACAATTCATAGTTGGCTCTATCGGGCACGTAAACGCTTACGCGAACACTTACAAGGAGAAGAATTTCACATGACACAAGAGGGTAGAGGAGAACTGGATCAATCAACTGAAGAAGTAATTCTAAAAGAATTTGTGCCTAAGATGCTCGGCACCATAGAGACAAAGATTCACGCCGAACTTCAAGGGCAACTCGGAAAAAGTATTCCCGATACACAAGTGCTCGAACAAGTGTTGGAAAAGATGATGGGTGATATTAAGGAAAAAATACTGGCAGAAATTCAAGCACAACTCGGAAAAGAGTTTCCAAAGATGTAA
- the mnmA gene encoding tRNA 2-thiouridine(34) synthase MnmA — MQKILVAMSGGVDSSVTAAMMVDAGYDVTGITMRLGAPDTIEVDPERPNCCSLEGIEDARRVATQLGIPFYGVNYEDAFREQIIDYFVDEYLVGRTPSPCMVCNRELKFGRLLDLAKTLECDAIATGHYARVEQDPETGRYLLRKAHDISKDQSYFLAALTQEQLKCAMMPLGEYTKAEVRELARKYELRTAEKIESQELCFVADTNYRRFLQDRVPEKIEGGDIVDTEGNVLGQHEGVPFYTVGQRRGLGIAVGKPLYVTQLNAAENTVVVGASDALLEDTMHVERINLIAIEKLTEPIWANVKIRSRDDGGPATISPVSDTEAVVKFDEPRRAITPGQATVFYDGEYVLGGGWIVDPRDTAVEGVCTPE, encoded by the coding sequence ATGCAAAAGATTCTCGTCGCAATGAGCGGAGGCGTAGACAGTTCCGTCACCGCTGCCATGATGGTTGACGCAGGCTATGATGTCACCGGCATCACCATGCGCCTCGGTGCGCCTGATACGATTGAAGTCGACCCGGAGCGTCCCAACTGCTGCTCCCTTGAAGGCATTGAGGACGCGCGCCGCGTCGCCACACAACTCGGCATCCCTTTCTACGGCGTGAACTACGAGGACGCTTTCCGTGAACAGATTATCGACTATTTTGTAGACGAATACCTCGTCGGCAGGACCCCCAGCCCTTGTATGGTATGTAACAGAGAATTGAAATTTGGTAGGCTTCTTGACCTCGCCAAAACATTGGAGTGCGATGCCATCGCCACGGGGCACTATGCCCGCGTTGAGCAAGATCCAGAAACCGGACGCTATCTCTTACGCAAAGCACACGATATCAGCAAAGACCAATCCTATTTCCTCGCTGCACTCACACAGGAACAGTTAAAATGTGCCATGATGCCCCTCGGTGAATACACGAAAGCCGAGGTCCGGGAACTTGCCAGAAAGTATGAGTTGCGCACTGCTGAAAAGATTGAAAGTCAGGAACTCTGCTTCGTTGCCGATACCAATTATAGACGCTTCCTCCAAGACAGGGTCCCTGAGAAAATTGAGGGCGGCGATATTGTTGATACGGAAGGCAATGTCCTCGGTCAGCATGAGGGTGTCCCGTTTTATACCGTTGGACAGCGGCGCGGATTAGGTATTGCAGTCGGCAAACCGCTCTATGTAACGCAGCTCAACGCGGCAGAGAATACCGTGGTTGTCGGTGCCTCCGATGCCCTCCTTGAGGACACGATGCATGTTGAACGCATCAACCTCATTGCCATTGAGAAATTGACAGAACCGATCTGGGCAAACGTCAAAATCCGATCCCGTGACGATGGCGGTCCCGCGACAATCTCTCCGGTTAGTGACACCGAGGCAGTCGTGAAGTTTGACGAACCGCGCCGCGCGATTACCCCCGGACAAGCCACCGTCTTTTATGATGGTGAGTACGTCCTCGGTGGCGGTTGGATTGTGGATCCTCGCGACACCGCTGTGGAAGGGGTTTGTACCCCCGAATGA
- the miaA gene encoding tRNA (adenosine(37)-N6)-dimethylallyltransferase MiaA: MKSKLICLLGPTAVGKTEIAIHLAQHLNAEIVSVDSRQIYRQMDIGTAKPTPEEQKTARHHLIDCVDISQPFSVADYQSLADAAIADIQDRGKRVLLVGGAGLYFRAIVDGLFEGPGADPALREQLEREAAQYGVEVLHNRLRACDPESAERIHPNNVLRVIRALEVYELTGTPMSELQQQWHPEKQRYPFIAFCLTMPRALLYHRIEQRVDIMLANGLIAEVESLLAAGYARGTVALQSFGYRELIAYLDGECTYVEAISQLKQNTRRFAKRQLTWFRKDTRIEWIDRNATPDVVTCLLEKIGDV, translated from the coding sequence ATGAAATCAAAACTCATCTGTCTCCTCGGTCCTACAGCCGTCGGCAAAACGGAGATAGCGATTCACCTTGCACAGCATCTCAATGCCGAAATTGTCTCTGTTGATTCCCGCCAAATCTATCGACAGATGGACATCGGCACCGCCAAACCTACCCCTGAAGAACAAAAAACAGCACGGCACCACCTCATAGACTGCGTAGACATTTCCCAACCCTTCTCCGTTGCCGATTATCAATCCCTCGCAGACGCAGCGATCGCCGACATCCAAGACAGAGGCAAGCGGGTACTACTCGTCGGCGGGGCAGGTCTCTATTTCCGCGCGATTGTTGATGGTTTGTTTGAGGGACCGGGGGCGGATCCTGCACTTCGAGAACAACTTGAACGGGAAGCGGCGCAGTACGGTGTTGAGGTTCTCCACAACAGACTCCGCGCTTGTGATCCAGAATCTGCTGAACGAATTCATCCGAATAACGTCCTCCGCGTCATCCGTGCCTTGGAAGTCTATGAATTGACAGGCACGCCTATGTCTGAACTCCAACAGCAGTGGCACCCCGAAAAACAGCGGTATCCGTTCATCGCCTTCTGCCTGACGATGCCGCGTGCGCTGCTGTACCACCGTATTGAGCAACGTGTAGATATAATGCTTGCGAATGGACTGATAGCAGAGGTGGAATCGTTGTTAGCAGCCGGATATGCGCGTGGGACAGTCGCACTCCAAAGTTTTGGTTACAGAGAGTTGATTGCGTATCTGGACGGAGAATGTACGTATGTAGAGGCAATCTCCCAACTGAAACAGAATACCCGTCGCTTCGCCAAGCGGCAGCTAACATGGTTCCGTAAGGACACGCGTATTGAGTGGATAGATCGGAACGCAACACCGGATGTTGTCACGTGTCTACTGGAGAAAATTGGGGATGTATAG
- a CDS encoding AAA-like domain-containing protein: protein MRHFGTQGPVNPQEHYVVSRTEEIVDFINRVEQGKYIVLFAPRQTGKTTFFQDALAALIAGSASVEQTIDYFPIQLNFDVCKNLTLSTFYEYLYEQMREEIEAVFQGRGCVPSEALRGFLEGTTLTNHLSMMTFFKRFARFLDAEHAGQQVVIVIDEFDGIPQVALSDFLHTLRHIYISGKPRCPHSVGIIGVKSIAQLNYDRSISPFNIQDEFHLPNFTLEQVHELLGQYTDEVGQPFMREVIESIHKQTAGQPFLVSRCAQILTEELDIPKTEPITMAHFSKAHAQLLHERNTNIEHLTTNIPKNPRFESVLMRIMARDEGVDFNMDDDIISELATYGVIARGTDGMCEIVNPVYLYCILQAFKAVVNGLEDEYLHEDSLESFLDYLTPIGQIDMAALLDNFRDFITRVEFKILQVPDTPQESVGRHLLLAYLDQFVKIIGGFMYVEVQTGRGRMDIIIIHNQKKYIVETKIWRGDSRYQAGKKQLASYLKSERTIEGYYIVFDHREEPEPRVETETIEGLTIRSYLIPVMQELPSEVQNTSEMW, encoded by the coding sequence ATGAGACATTTTGGAACACAGGGTCCCGTCAATCCCCAAGAACACTACGTTGTTTCACGTACCGAAGAAATTGTCGATTTCATCAACCGTGTTGAACAAGGTAAATATATCGTCTTGTTCGCACCACGTCAAACAGGAAAAACTACCTTCTTTCAAGATGCCTTAGCAGCACTTATAGCTGGTTCAGCGTCAGTTGAGCAGACTATAGACTATTTTCCAATTCAACTGAATTTTGATGTCTGTAAAAACCTTACCTTGTCTACTTTCTATGAATATCTCTATGAACAAATGCGTGAAGAGATAGAAGCCGTTTTCCAAGGACGTGGATGTGTCCCCTCTGAGGCTTTACGCGGATTTTTGGAAGGGACAACTTTAACAAATCATCTTTCGATGATGACATTTTTTAAACGGTTTGCACGTTTTCTGGACGCTGAACATGCTGGGCAGCAGGTTGTAATCGTCATTGATGAATTTGATGGTATCCCGCAGGTTGCGTTGAGTGATTTTCTTCATACGCTCCGTCATATCTATATTTCTGGTAAGCCGCGATGTCCCCACAGCGTTGGCATCATCGGTGTCAAAAGTATTGCGCAACTTAACTATGACCGCTCAATTTCTCCGTTCAATATTCAAGATGAATTTCATCTACCCAACTTTACCCTTGAACAGGTACACGAACTGCTTGGGCAATATACGGATGAAGTCGGGCAACCCTTCATGCGAGAGGTTATAGAATCTATCCATAAGCAGACTGCTGGGCAACCCTTCCTTGTAAGTCGATGCGCACAGATTCTCACAGAAGAATTAGACATCCCAAAAACTGAGCCGATTACCATGGCGCACTTTTCAAAGGCACACGCACAGCTGCTACACGAACGGAACACCAATATTGAGCATCTGACAACCAATATCCCCAAAAACCCGCGCTTTGAAAGTGTGCTGATGCGGATTATGGCGCGAGATGAAGGTGTTGACTTCAATATGGACGATGACATCATCAGTGAACTTGCTACGTACGGGGTTATTGCCAGAGGCACCGATGGTATGTGTGAAATAGTTAATCCAGTTTATCTGTATTGCATTCTACAGGCATTCAAGGCAGTCGTGAACGGTCTGGAAGATGAGTACTTACATGAGGACTCGCTTGAAAGTTTTCTTGATTACCTTACACCTATAGGGCAGATTGATATGGCGGCGTTACTTGATAATTTCCGGGATTTCATTACGCGTGTCGAATTCAAAATTTTACAAGTGCCGGATACACCACAAGAATCGGTTGGCAGGCATCTTCTGCTCGCGTATCTCGACCAGTTTGTTAAGATCATCGGCGGTTTTATGTACGTTGAAGTGCAAACCGGTCGTGGTAGAATGGACATCATTATCATCCACAACCAGAAAAAATATATCGTAGAAACGAAAATTTGGAGAGGCGACAGTCGTTATCAGGCGGGTAAAAAGCAGCTTGCATCATATCTCAAATCGGAGCGGACTATAGAGGGGTACTATATCGTCTTTGATCATCGAGAAGAGCCGGAACCACGAGTAGAGACAGAAACAATAGAAGGATTGACGATTCGGAGTTATCTTATTCCTGTGATGCAAGAGCTGCCTTCAGAGGTTCAAAATACTTCTGAGATGTGGTAA